One genomic segment of Natrialbaceae archaeon AArc-T1-2 includes these proteins:
- the aroA gene encoding 3-phosphoshikimate 1-carboxyvinyltransferase: MDVTISPSSVRGEVRAPPSKSYTHRAILSAGYADGALVYDPLWSADTRATARAVEAFGGDVTRDDDTAALEVDGFGGRPEVPPDVIDCGNSGTTTRLVTAVAALADGTSVLTGDASLRSRPQGPLLEAIADLGGEAASTRDNGQAPLVITGPITGGEVSIPGDVSSQYITALLMAGAVTDEGIEIELETQLKSAPYVDITLEVLEAFGIDATHTPEGFAVEGGQHYEPTDGEYHVPGDFSSISYLAAAGAVAGDDSVTIQGAYPSAQGDTAIVDVLARMGADVDWRREDGVLEVARSDLEGIEVDVEDTPDLLPTIATLGAVAAGETTITNAEHVRYKETDRVSAMAEELATLGVETTERRDELTIHGDESTLTGGTVDGRADHRIVMSLAVAGLAAEGETIIEGSDHVDVSFPNFFEVLYELGADLERHE, encoded by the coding sequence ATGGACGTTACCATCTCCCCCTCGAGCGTACGTGGCGAGGTACGGGCACCACCCTCGAAGAGTTACACCCACCGAGCGATCCTGTCGGCCGGCTACGCCGACGGCGCGCTCGTCTACGACCCGCTCTGGAGCGCCGACACGCGCGCGACCGCTCGCGCCGTCGAGGCCTTCGGCGGCGACGTGACCCGTGACGACGACACCGCCGCCCTCGAGGTCGACGGCTTCGGCGGTCGACCCGAGGTTCCACCGGACGTCATCGACTGCGGCAATAGCGGAACGACGACGCGACTCGTTACGGCTGTGGCCGCACTTGCAGACGGGACGTCGGTGCTCACCGGCGACGCCTCGTTGCGCTCGCGACCTCAGGGGCCGTTGCTCGAGGCGATCGCCGACCTCGGCGGCGAAGCTGCGAGTACCCGCGACAACGGCCAGGCACCGCTCGTGATCACGGGACCGATCACAGGCGGTGAGGTCTCGATCCCCGGCGACGTCTCCTCGCAGTACATCACCGCGTTGTTGATGGCCGGCGCGGTCACCGATGAGGGGATCGAGATCGAACTCGAGACCCAACTCAAGTCCGCACCCTACGTCGACATCACGCTCGAAGTGCTCGAGGCGTTCGGGATCGACGCCACCCACACTCCCGAAGGCTTCGCGGTCGAAGGCGGCCAGCACTACGAGCCGACGGACGGTGAGTACCACGTTCCCGGGGACTTCTCGTCGATCTCGTATCTCGCCGCGGCCGGGGCCGTCGCCGGCGACGATTCCGTCACCATCCAGGGTGCGTATCCGAGCGCCCAGGGCGACACCGCGATCGTCGACGTCTTAGCGCGTATGGGGGCCGACGTCGACTGGCGTCGCGAGGACGGCGTTCTCGAGGTCGCCCGCTCCGACCTCGAGGGGATCGAGGTCGACGTCGAGGATACGCCGGATCTGCTGCCGACGATCGCCACGCTGGGGGCGGTCGCAGCGGGTGAGACGACGATCACGAACGCCGAACACGTCCGTTACAAGGAGACCGACCGCGTGAGTGCGATGGCCGAAGAGCTCGCGACACTCGGCGTCGAGACGACCGAACGACGAGACGAACTGACGATCCACGGCGACGAGTCGACGCTTACGGGCGGGACGGTCGACGGACGGGCCGACCACCGGATCGTCATGTCACTCGCCGTCGCCGGCCTCGCCGCCGAGGGCGAGACGATCATCGAGGGAAGCGACCACGTCGACGTTTCCTTCCCCAACTTCTTCGAAGTGCTGTACGAACTCGGGGCCGACCTCGAGCGCCACGAGTGA
- a CDS encoding helix-turn-helix domain-containing protein, with amino-acid sequence MGFTAEVRVAHDGLPLIPTIERHPGVTLRYEYTVRTDETTGFVSVFSDEYTAFAETMESDPTVSDPTRVASFENRAIYRVTVDTDREIVPPHCLEHGLFVFTITSGDGCWIVRVLLPDRATLTAFRDYCRGQGVSFRMCQLYDSAVSDDSAYFLTDRQHEILSMAYYGGYFDIPRSITQDDLAEQLGISDSAVSQRLRRAVKELIAAMVENDRTADRHG; translated from the coding sequence ATGGGATTTACCGCAGAGGTTCGCGTCGCCCACGACGGACTGCCGTTGATACCGACGATCGAACGACATCCAGGGGTGACGCTCAGGTACGAGTACACCGTCCGGACCGACGAGACGACGGGGTTCGTCTCCGTCTTCAGCGACGAGTATACGGCGTTCGCGGAGACGATGGAGTCGGATCCGACCGTCTCTGATCCGACGCGAGTAGCGAGCTTCGAGAACCGGGCGATCTATCGCGTGACCGTCGACACCGACCGCGAGATCGTCCCTCCCCACTGTTTGGAACACGGACTGTTCGTCTTCACGATCACCAGCGGCGACGGCTGCTGGATCGTCCGCGTTCTCCTCCCGGATCGGGCGACGCTGACCGCGTTTCGAGACTACTGCCGGGGCCAAGGTGTCTCGTTTCGAATGTGCCAGCTGTACGACTCCGCCGTCTCCGACGATAGCGCGTACTTCCTGACCGATCGACAACACGAGATCCTCTCGATGGCGTACTACGGCGGTTACTTCGACATTCCGCGATCGATCACCCAGGACGATCTCGCCGAGCAACTCGGCATCTCGGACTCCGCCGTCTCACAGCGACTCCGTCGCGCCGTCAAGGAGCTGATCGCAGCCATGGTCGAGAACGATCGCACGGCCGATAGACACGGCTGA
- a CDS encoding SpoVR family protein, which produces MSNSDRFRKQAIADDLEKPVFEARKLAEKLGLEPYPVNYWIVDHDEMNELIAYGGFQSRYPHWRWGMQYDRQQKQDRYTGGKAFEIVNNDNPAHAFLQESNALADQKAVITHVEAHSDFFANNEWFAMFTAGRADEESVDAAAMLERHARAIDEYMADPEIDRAEVEKWIDHALCLEDNVDQHRVFSRRLDLDGAPEEAIDEDLAEKLDELELSEEIKGEVFDEEWLEKLDEEDAAVSFPDEPEKDVLGFAREYGKQYDEEVGKAVEMEEWQRDVLDMMRAEAYYFAAQKMTKVMNEGWASYWESLMMGDETFAGDDEFLSYADHMAKVLGSGGLNPYSLGFELWQYVENTTNRREVLERLLRVEGISWRNLTDVVDFEDVLAELEPPEAIAAVDADSLSALEDVDDRYVDYEALERARAGEIDVDRYPWKVLTYEGLARRHYSLVKRQHRGFLSRVGQNELERIGRYLFDDARYSSVEEALADVEYTAGWDRMGDVRESHNDVTFLDEFLTQEFITENDYFTYEYSQATGGFHVSSVDAADVKKKLLLQFTNFGKPTIAVYDGNYNNAGELLLGHQYNGVMLDLEQAKETLKRVFKLWGRPVNLLTIVKEVDEHDVEVAKRRNREPEPEERGKRIRYDGDEVTIEDVPWEEVDHLAADDVDYDTKPDEWLA; this is translated from the coding sequence ATGAGTAATTCGGACAGATTCCGCAAACAGGCGATCGCCGACGATCTGGAGAAACCGGTCTTCGAGGCGCGTAAGCTCGCCGAAAAGCTCGGCTTAGAGCCGTATCCGGTCAACTACTGGATCGTCGACCACGACGAGATGAACGAGCTCATCGCCTACGGCGGCTTCCAGTCGCGGTACCCACACTGGCGGTGGGGAATGCAGTACGACCGCCAGCAGAAACAGGACCGCTACACCGGCGGCAAGGCATTCGAGATCGTCAACAACGACAACCCCGCCCACGCGTTCTTACAGGAGTCGAACGCGCTTGCCGACCAGAAGGCGGTGATCACCCACGTCGAGGCCCACTCCGACTTCTTCGCGAACAACGAGTGGTTCGCCATGTTCACCGCGGGTCGAGCAGACGAGGAGTCCGTCGACGCCGCGGCCATGCTCGAGCGACACGCCCGCGCGATCGACGAGTACATGGCCGACCCCGAGATCGACCGTGCAGAGGTCGAGAAGTGGATCGACCACGCGCTCTGTCTCGAGGACAACGTCGACCAGCATCGGGTGTTCAGCCGGCGACTCGATCTCGACGGCGCACCCGAGGAAGCCATCGACGAGGACCTCGCCGAGAAACTCGACGAACTCGAGCTCTCAGAGGAGATCAAAGGCGAGGTCTTCGACGAGGAGTGGCTCGAGAAACTCGACGAGGAGGACGCGGCCGTCAGCTTCCCCGACGAACCCGAGAAGGACGTCCTGGGTTTCGCGAGGGAGTACGGCAAACAGTACGACGAGGAGGTTGGCAAGGCAGTCGAGATGGAGGAGTGGCAACGGGATGTCCTGGACATGATGCGGGCGGAGGCGTACTACTTCGCCGCCCAGAAGATGACGAAGGTGATGAACGAGGGATGGGCGAGTTACTGGGAGTCGCTGATGATGGGCGACGAGACCTTCGCCGGCGACGACGAGTTCCTGAGCTACGCCGATCACATGGCGAAAGTGCTCGGTTCCGGCGGGCTCAACCCGTACAGCCTCGGCTTCGAGCTGTGGCAGTACGTCGAGAACACGACGAATCGCCGGGAGGTGCTCGAGCGGTTGTTGCGAGTCGAAGGAATCTCCTGGCGCAACCTCACCGACGTCGTCGACTTCGAGGACGTCCTCGCGGAACTCGAACCGCCGGAGGCGATCGCTGCGGTCGATGCGGACTCGCTTTCGGCCCTCGAGGACGTCGACGACCGCTACGTCGACTACGAGGCGCTCGAGCGCGCCCGCGCAGGCGAGATCGACGTCGACCGCTACCCCTGGAAGGTGCTCACCTACGAGGGACTGGCTCGACGACATTACTCGCTTGTGAAACGCCAGCACCGGGGCTTCCTTTCCCGGGTCGGCCAGAACGAACTCGAGCGCATCGGCCGGTATCTCTTCGACGACGCACGGTACTCGTCGGTCGAGGAGGCACTCGCCGACGTCGAGTACACCGCCGGCTGGGATCGGATGGGAGACGTCCGTGAGAGTCACAACGACGTGACCTTCCTCGATGAGTTTCTCACCCAGGAGTTCATCACGGAGAACGACTACTTCACCTACGAGTACTCCCAGGCGACCGGCGGCTTCCACGTCTCGAGTGTCGACGCTGCGGACGTCAAGAAGAAACTGCTGTTGCAGTTTACCAACTTCGGGAAGCCGACGATCGCGGTCTACGACGGCAACTACAACAACGCCGGCGAGTTGTTGCTCGGCCACCAGTACAACGGCGTTATGCTCGATCTCGAGCAGGCCAAAGAGACTCTGAAGCGAGTGTTCAAACTCTGGGGTCGGCCCGTGAACCTGCTGACGATCGTCAAGGAGGTCGACGAACACGACGTCGAGGTCGCGAAACGCCGCAACCGCGAACCCGAACCCGAAGAGCGGGGCAAGCGCATCCGCTACGACGGCGACGAGGTGACGATCGAGGACGTACCGTGGGAGGAAGTCGACCACCTCGCCGCCGACGACGTCGACTACGACACGAAACCCGACGAGTGGCTCGCCTAA
- a CDS encoding uracil-DNA glycosylase produces MDANQDTLANPFGMDETCQNCPVLCERRRQVVHGYGDVSADFLFVGEAPDPDADASGVPLVGDGWGKTLRRLLERVGLCAIDADADRPTLENAYVTHLTRCRHPERPPTDEEIARCEPFLSAEIRMINPEIIVPIGERALAEVATEYTTTPADDLALEDSHGERIRGRGFELVPMIDPLEASDDERQAWLESFAALLASDYRQTKGRRGR; encoded by the coding sequence GTGGACGCGAATCAGGACACCCTGGCGAACCCGTTCGGGATGGACGAGACGTGTCAGAACTGCCCTGTGCTCTGTGAGCGCCGCAGGCAGGTCGTCCACGGCTACGGCGACGTGAGCGCCGATTTCCTGTTCGTCGGCGAGGCTCCCGATCCCGACGCCGACGCTTCGGGCGTCCCGCTCGTCGGGGATGGCTGGGGGAAGACGTTGCGACGGCTCCTCGAGCGAGTCGGACTCTGTGCGATCGACGCCGATGCCGACCGGCCGACTCTCGAGAACGCCTACGTGACACACCTCACGCGCTGTCGCCATCCCGAGCGCCCGCCGACCGACGAGGAAATCGCCCGCTGCGAGCCGTTTCTCTCCGCCGAGATTCGCATGATAAACCCCGAGATAATCGTGCCGATCGGCGAGCGGGCCCTCGCCGAGGTCGCCACGGAGTACACCACCACGCCCGCCGACGACCTCGCGCTCGAGGACTCCCACGGCGAGCGCATTCGCGGCCGCGGCTTCGAACTCGTCCCAATGATCGATCCGCTCGAGGCAAGCGACGACGAGCGCCAGGCCTGGCTCGAGTCGTTCGCGGCGCTTCTGGCCAGCGATTACCGCCAGACGAAGGGACGGCGGGGACGGTAG
- a CDS encoding Mrp/NBP35 family ATP-binding protein, translated as MDETTVRDLLKEIEDPDLDDDLVSLGLVNDIDIDGEKVTIDLALGAPYSPTETAIASEIRETLAAEGIEADLSATVPGRDDSVDSVLPNVKNVIAVASGKGGVGKSTVAVNLAAGLADRGARVGLFDADVYGPNVPRMVDADSPPMAADDGTLVPPEKYGTKLMSMAFLVDDDDPVIWRGPMIDKIITQLTEDVEWGHLDYLVIDLPPGTGDTQLTMLQTMPVTGAVIVTTPQHVALDDARKGLQMFARHDTVVLGIAENMATFVCDECGKRHDIFDAGGGEEFADTHDMPFLGSIPIDPAIREGGDEGRPLVLEDDADSGTAFRELAANVADNTGIVHRRNVANSVSARSPPAEHDIEK; from the coding sequence ATGGACGAAACCACCGTTCGCGACCTGTTGAAAGAGATCGAGGACCCCGATCTCGACGACGATCTCGTCTCGCTCGGACTCGTCAACGACATCGACATCGATGGCGAGAAGGTGACGATCGACCTCGCACTCGGCGCTCCGTACTCGCCGACGGAGACGGCAATCGCCAGTGAGATACGCGAGACGCTCGCGGCCGAGGGGATCGAAGCCGATCTCTCGGCGACCGTCCCCGGCCGCGACGACTCCGTCGACTCGGTACTGCCGAACGTCAAGAACGTCATCGCCGTCGCCTCCGGAAAGGGCGGGGTCGGCAAGTCGACGGTCGCGGTCAACCTCGCGGCGGGGCTTGCAGACCGTGGTGCACGCGTCGGTCTCTTCGATGCGGACGTCTACGGCCCGAACGTCCCGCGAATGGTCGACGCCGACTCGCCGCCGATGGCGGCCGACGACGGGACGCTCGTTCCGCCCGAGAAGTACGGCACGAAACTGATGAGCATGGCCTTTCTCGTCGACGACGACGATCCCGTCATCTGGCGTGGCCCGATGATCGACAAGATCATCACCCAGCTCACCGAGGACGTCGAGTGGGGCCACCTCGATTACCTCGTCATCGACCTTCCGCCGGGGACCGGTGACACCCAGCTGACGATGCTCCAGACGATGCCCGTCACCGGCGCGGTGATCGTCACGACGCCCCAGCACGTCGCCCTAGACGACGCCCGGAAGGGACTCCAGATGTTCGCCCGCCACGACACCGTCGTGCTCGGCATCGCCGAGAACATGGCGACGTTCGTCTGTGACGAGTGTGGCAAACGCCACGACATCTTCGACGCCGGCGGCGGCGAGGAGTTCGCCGACACCCACGACATGCCCTTCCTGGGCTCGATCCCGATCGATCCCGCCATCCGGGAAGGCGGCGACGAGGGCCGACCGCTCGTCCTCGAGGACGACGCCGATTCGGGCACGGCCTTTCGCGAACTGGCAGCGAACGTCGCCGACAACACCGGCATCGTCCACCGCCGGAACGTCGCGAACTCGGTGTCGGCACGATCGCCGCCGGCGGAGCACGATATCGAAAAGTAA
- a CDS encoding SDR family oxidoreductase, whose amino-acid sequence MAPIPAYDLEFDDTVAVITGASGALGSAAVERFREAGATVCAVDVIEPDDEEAMLEPDSGTQFYSADLTDEGDVEALIEQVVDDHGRIDHLLNVAGTWRGGDHVEETDLEEFELLVDVNLKTAFLASKHALPHLQDSEGAIVSISARSSLEGGAGDGPYRITKAGIRLLTETLAEENRGTVRANCVMPSVIDTPANREMMPDADHESWVDPGDIADVMAFLCSEGASVTSGAAVPVYGEA is encoded by the coding sequence ATGGCACCAATACCCGCGTACGACCTCGAATTCGACGACACCGTCGCCGTGATCACCGGGGCAAGTGGCGCACTCGGCAGCGCCGCCGTCGAGCGATTCCGCGAGGCGGGCGCGACCGTCTGTGCCGTCGACGTGATCGAACCCGACGACGAGGAGGCCATGCTCGAACCCGATTCGGGGACGCAGTTCTATTCGGCCGACCTGACCGACGAAGGCGACGTCGAAGCGCTGATCGAACAGGTTGTCGACGATCACGGCCGGATCGATCACCTGCTGAACGTCGCCGGCACCTGGCGCGGCGGCGATCACGTGGAGGAGACCGACCTCGAGGAGTTCGAACTGCTCGTCGACGTGAACCTGAAGACGGCGTTTCTCGCCTCCAAACACGCCTTACCCCACCTACAGGACAGCGAGGGGGCGATCGTCAGCATCAGCGCCAGGTCCTCGCTCGAGGGCGGTGCGGGCGACGGACCCTACCGGATTACGAAGGCGGGCATTCGACTGTTGACCGAGACGCTCGCGGAGGAAAACCGCGGGACGGTGCGGGCAAACTGCGTGATGCCGAGCGTGATCGACACGCCGGCAAACCGCGAGATGATGCCCGACGCCGACCACGAGTCGTGGGTCGACCCGGGAGACATCGCCGACGTGATGGCGTTTCTCTGCAGCGAGGGGGCGTCCGTGACCAGCGGGGCGGCAGTCCCGGTCTACGGCGAGGCGTGA
- a CDS encoding alkaline phosphatase family protein has product MTQPTSRVETGPASNATGDSNLETLLVGIDAASPTVFERLFDTDRLPTIERLCSAGVTAPLESQIPPWTPSAWPSIYTGVNPGKHGAIGFVGYDGYDWHVTNSDDVHEHPLWTLLDYHDRSSVVVNVPVTHPPDEFDGAMIPGFLGPEDPPCHPDGLLEEVREAIGEYRVYPNYTRDDDSLSDAEKIEEYERLIRMRGEAFRYLVDEFEPAFGFVQFQKTDTVFHEFDGDERHVERVYDATDDQIAAILEACDPDRVFLVSDHGMGPYDGYEFRINEFLRDRGYLETTTSGKGMPSWTPMRRRLREGEECERWDPGATARVASVAARFGVTARRIRTILERVGLAELAIEYAPDGVSRTANEQVDFAASMAYVRARTELGVRINLEGRDPTGVVSPEEYESVRDELIRTLRAVETPDGEPVFETVAPREQYFHGDRMDATVDVVTIPADFEHTLTEQLGNGDYFGPAEPWNHKLEGLFVAAGDGIDEDAPVDRAHVFDVAPTVMAAMGLPYSDRMDGSVVPVVDPVEPTTYPSYDGDESVRPGHDEDVTERLADLGYLG; this is encoded by the coding sequence ATGACTCAACCTACCTCTCGAGTCGAGACGGGACCGGCGTCGAACGCCACGGGCGACTCGAATCTCGAGACGCTCCTCGTCGGCATCGACGCCGCCAGCCCGACGGTCTTCGAGCGACTGTTCGACACCGATCGTCTCCCGACCATCGAGCGACTCTGTTCTGCGGGCGTAACCGCACCGCTCGAGTCACAGATTCCGCCCTGGACGCCGAGTGCCTGGCCGTCGATCTACACCGGCGTCAACCCCGGTAAACACGGCGCGATCGGCTTCGTTGGCTACGACGGCTACGACTGGCACGTGACGAACAGCGACGACGTCCACGAACACCCGCTGTGGACGCTGCTCGACTACCACGACCGCTCGAGCGTCGTCGTCAACGTCCCGGTCACACACCCGCCGGACGAGTTCGACGGGGCGATGATTCCCGGCTTCCTCGGTCCCGAGGATCCACCCTGTCACCCCGACGGACTCTTAGAGGAGGTCCGCGAGGCGATCGGCGAGTACCGTGTCTATCCGAACTATACGCGTGACGACGACTCCCTCTCCGATGCCGAGAAGATCGAGGAGTACGAACGATTGATCCGAATGCGCGGCGAGGCGTTTCGCTACCTCGTCGACGAGTTCGAGCCGGCGTTCGGATTCGTTCAGTTCCAGAAGACGGATACGGTCTTCCACGAGTTCGACGGCGACGAACGACACGTCGAACGCGTCTACGACGCGACCGACGACCAGATCGCAGCGATTCTCGAGGCCTGCGATCCGGACCGCGTCTTTCTCGTGAGCGATCACGGGATGGGGCCCTACGACGGCTACGAGTTCCGGATCAACGAGTTCCTTCGCGACCGGGGCTACCTCGAGACGACCACGAGCGGGAAAGGGATGCCGTCGTGGACGCCGATGCGCAGACGGCTTCGCGAGGGCGAGGAGTGTGAACGCTGGGATCCCGGCGCGACTGCACGCGTCGCGTCGGTCGCCGCCCGGTTCGGCGTTACCGCTCGTCGAATCAGGACGATTCTCGAGCGAGTCGGGTTAGCCGAGCTCGCGATCGAGTACGCGCCGGACGGCGTCTCGCGGACGGCGAACGAACAGGTCGACTTCGCCGCGTCGATGGCCTACGTCCGGGCGCGCACGGAACTCGGCGTCCGGATCAACCTCGAGGGGCGGGATCCGACAGGCGTCGTCTCGCCCGAGGAGTACGAGTCGGTTCGCGACGAGCTCATCCGTACCTTGCGAGCTGTCGAAACGCCCGACGGCGAACCGGTGTTCGAAACGGTCGCACCACGAGAGCAGTACTTTCACGGCGATCGGATGGACGCGACCGTCGACGTCGTGACGATCCCTGCCGACTTCGAGCACACGCTCACCGAACAGCTGGGCAACGGCGACTACTTCGGCCCGGCCGAGCCCTGGAACCACAAGCTCGAGGGCCTCTTCGTGGCGGCAGGTGACGGTATCGACGAGGACGCCCCCGTCGACCGGGCTCACGTCTTCGACGTCGCACCGACGGTCATGGCCGCGATGGGCCTGCCCTATAGCGATCGGATGGACGGCAGTGTCGTTCCAGTCGTCGATCCGGTCGAGCCGACCACGTATCCATCGTACGACGGAGACGAGAGCGTGCGACCGGGCCACGACGAGGACGTGACCGAACGACTGGCCGACCTCGGATACCTGGGCTGA
- a CDS encoding acyl-CoA carboxylase subunit beta, translating into MEDRIEELEEMRAEALEAGGEERIEKQHDKGKMTARERIDYFLDDGTFTEFDQLRTHQTSQFGMDEKKIPGDGVVTGYGEVNGRTVFVFAHDFTVFGGSLGEVFAEKITKVMDMAMEVGAPIVGLNDSAGARIQEGVKSLAGFTEIFRRNQEASGVVPQISSIMGPCAGGAVYSPSITDFIFMVKDTSHMYITGPGVTKTVTGEDVTHEELGGAMTHADKTGVAQFACESEEGALDKIKRLLSYLPQNNVEDPPRVEPWDDPDRRDEALEAIVPDSPQKPYDMKNVIDSVVDEGSFFEVADNFAQNIVVGFGRLDGRSVGVVANQPRVNAGTLTVDASMKGSRFVRFCDSFNIPIVTFVDVPGYMPGTDQEHRGIIRHGAKLLYAYSEATVPLLTVITRKAYGGAYCVMASKNLGADVNYAWPTAEIAVMGPQGAVNILYREELAEADNPDELRDELIEEYREEFANPYTATDKGFLDDVILPTETRPRLIDDLEMLETKREDNPDKKHGNIPL; encoded by the coding sequence ATGGAAGATCGCATCGAGGAACTCGAGGAAATGCGCGCTGAGGCACTCGAGGCCGGTGGCGAAGAGCGTATCGAGAAACAACACGACAAGGGGAAGATGACCGCCCGCGAGCGGATCGATTACTTCCTCGACGACGGCACGTTCACGGAGTTCGACCAGCTCCGGACTCACCAGACGAGCCAGTTCGGGATGGACGAAAAGAAGATTCCCGGCGACGGCGTCGTCACGGGCTATGGCGAGGTCAACGGCCGGACCGTCTTCGTCTTCGCACACGACTTTACCGTCTTCGGCGGCTCGCTCGGCGAGGTCTTCGCCGAGAAGATCACCAAGGTGATGGACATGGCGATGGAGGTCGGTGCCCCCATCGTCGGCCTGAACGACTCCGCGGGCGCACGCATCCAGGAGGGCGTCAAGAGCCTCGCCGGCTTCACCGAGATCTTCCGGCGCAACCAGGAGGCAAGCGGCGTCGTTCCGCAGATCTCCTCGATCATGGGGCCGTGTGCCGGCGGTGCAGTGTACTCGCCGTCGATCACCGACTTCATCTTCATGGTGAAAGACACGAGCCACATGTACATCACCGGGCCGGGCGTCACCAAGACCGTCACCGGCGAGGACGTCACCCACGAGGAACTCGGCGGCGCGATGACCCACGCTGACAAGACCGGCGTCGCCCAGTTTGCCTGCGAGAGTGAAGAGGGGGCCCTGGACAAGATCAAGCGCCTGCTGTCGTACCTGCCACAGAACAACGTCGAGGATCCGCCACGCGTCGAGCCGTGGGACGATCCCGACCGCCGGGACGAGGCCCTCGAGGCGATCGTCCCCGACAGTCCACAGAAGCCCTACGACATGAAAAACGTCATCGACAGCGTCGTCGACGAGGGCTCCTTTTTCGAGGTTGCGGATAACTTCGCACAGAACATCGTCGTCGGCTTCGGTCGGCTCGACGGCCGTTCGGTCGGTGTCGTCGCCAACCAGCCGCGAGTCAACGCGGGTACGCTCACCGTCGACGCCTCGATGAAAGGCTCTCGCTTTGTCCGCTTCTGTGACTCGTTTAACATCCCGATCGTCACCTTCGTCGACGTCCCCGGCTACATGCCCGGCACCGACCAGGAACACCGCGGGATTATTCGCCACGGCGCGAAGCTGCTCTATGCCTACTCCGAGGCGACCGTCCCGCTGCTCACCGTTATTACGCGCAAGGCCTACGGCGGCGCCTACTGTGTCATGGCCTCGAAGAATCTCGGAGCCGACGTCAACTACGCCTGGCCGACCGCCGAAATCGCCGTCATGGGCCCACAGGGCGCGGTCAACATCCTCTATCGGGAGGAACTCGCGGAAGCGGACAACCCCGACGAACTCCGGGACGAACTCATCGAGGAGTACCGCGAGGAGTTCGCCAACCCCTACACCGCCACCGACAAAGGATTCCTCGACGACGTCATCCTCCCGACCGAGACCCGCCCGCGGCTGATCGACGACCTCGAGATGCTCGAGACGAAACGCGAGGACAACCCCGACAAGAAACACGGCAACATCCCGCTGTAA